The Streptomyces sp. NBC_01463 DNA window GTCCACAGTGATGTTCCGTCCTCGGTCGACTGACTGACACGGGTTGCCATCGCAATGTGTATCCCGTCCCGATCCGGCGCATGCTCGGTTCTCGGCCGACCTGAGGAGTGCGGGCGCCTCACCCGTGACGCGCCGGCGGGCCTCCCGGAACTCTCACGATCCTTCTACGCGGCCTGCAACTCTGGCATTTGCCTGACCGTTGCACGCCTTCACCGTCATTCCGGCCCCCTCTCGCCTGATTCCCTTGTGTGTGCGGGCAGACACGCCATGTCACGGGCGAGGTCTCCTTCCGATGTTTCCCGGACGCACGGCTCCGGGGCCGGGCCCCGCAGCGGGTACGGGGCGAACCGCCCGGCCGCGGCTTCTGACCACACGAACGAACGGAGACGAACTTCAGTGAGCAAGGTGCTGTTGGTGCATGCCAAGGGTGGTCCGCCGCTCGGTCACGTCCTTTCCCGGGCGGCCGCGAGGTCGCAGGTGCACCTGCTGGCGCTCAGCGCCCTGCCGCCCTCGGTCGCCGGCTCCGCCGCGCGGCTGTGCGCCTCGGTCGAGACGCCGGCCGACGCGGAGCGGGCGGACCTGGTCTCCCTGATCGTCTCGCGGGCGCGGGCCGTCAGGGCGGAGGCGGTGCTCACCTTCTCCGAGTACGCGGTGGTGGCAGTCGCCGAGGCCTGCGAGGAACTCGGACTCGCCGGGGCCGGCAGCGCCTCGGCCCTGGCCCGCGACAAGCGGCTGATGCGCCGCACCTGGCAGGAACACGGGCTGCCACAACCGGAGTTCCGCCCCGTCGCCACGGAGGCGGACCTCCACGCGGCCACCGAAGCACTGACCTTCCCACTGCTGCTCAAGGCGGCCTGGAGCGCGGGCTCCACCGCGCACCAGATCATCCGCTCCCCCCACGAGGCCTCCGCCGCCTGGTCCCGCTCGCGGGAAGTAATGGCCGAATCAGCCCAGTTGGGTTACGCGGAACTCCACGTGGCCGAGGCCCAGGCGGACTTCGTCGTCGAGGAGATCGTCACCGGTCTGGCCACCGACTGGTTCGACGAGCCCGGCTGGGGCGACTACGTCAGCGTCGAGGGCGTCGTGGCCGACGGCGACTTCCACCCGGTCTGCCTCAGCGGCCGGATGCCCACGGTCGAACCGTTCACCGAACGCGCGGGCATCACCCCCGCCCTGCTGCCGCCAGAGGCCCAGGAGCGTGTCGTGGCCCTCGCCCGGGAGGCCGTGGACGCCCTCGGGCTCAGCAACTGCGGTACGCACACCGAGATCAAGCTCGGGGCGGACGGCCGCATGTGGCTGATCGAGACGGCGGCCCGGCTGGGCGGCGCGATGACTGTCCCGCAGATCGAGGAGGTCTTCCACCTCGACCTCGTCGGCATGCTGGTCGACCACCTCCTCGGCCGCCCGGTCGACTGGCCTCAACAGGCGCGTACCCCCGCGCAGGCCAGCGGCGCGGCCGGCTCCCTCGTCGTCCTCGCGGTCGACGGCAGCGGCGAAGCCTGGCAGGACCTGCGGGTCTGGGACTTCCCGGCGGTCTCCGCGGGCGTCCCGCTCAGCCGCGGCAGCGAGTTGTCCGTGGTCACGGAGAGCTCGCTCGCCGACGGCAGCGTCGTACCGGTCTACGACCCGGCCGCCGGGGCCAACACCATGGCGGCACTGTGCCTGCTCTCCGCCGCCGACCCGCGCACCGTGCTCCGCGACTTCGAGGCCCTGGTCGACGCCCTGCCCCGGGTACTGCCCGCCGCGCTGCCCGAGGGAGCCGCCATATGACCGCCACGCTCTCCACCGGCGCACCGGAACCGGCGACGGACCGTACGGTCGTCGGCGGGAACCTGTCGCTGCCGCTGTTCCGGACCCTTTCGGGGGTGCTGGCAGGTCACCCGTACCTCAAGGTCGTCGTCGACCGCACCGAGGACACCTGGCACCTGCTCGACACCGCCGCGCACCCCTTCCACGTCAACTACATCGCCACCCGGGTCCTGGGCATGGAACTGTCCGCGCTGGACGCCGGCCTGGACGCGTTCAACGCCTCCGTGTACACCGACCCCGGGCGCCGCTTCCTCCTCGGGGTGCTGTCCCTGCACACGGAGCAGGAGGCGGAGGGCCGCGAACGGGTCTTCCTCGTCCTGGAGACGACCGAGGCCGACACCATGCACGGCGCACTGCTGGAGTCCTTCTACGAGTTCGTCCGGGAGCGCGTCGACGGCAGGCTGCCGCTGCTGCTCAAGCCCGCGAACCACGGCCAGGAAGAGGAGCTGACGGCGATCAGCGAGCCGCGGGTACCGCGCATCCTCGGCCACGAGCTCTTCGGCACGCGGAACCGGACACCTCTGAACCCCGGCGACGCCACCGGGCGGCTGCGCTTCTTCCGGAACCCTGAGGAGTACGCCGCCGCCGAGGCCGGGCTCGGCTGGGCCGACATCGTCGCCATGCCCTGCCTGCCGGACGACGTACCGCGCGTGGCCGGATTCCTCAACACGGCACAGATCACGCCTCTTTCGCACACCAACGTCCTCGCCTCCGGCTGGGGCATCCCCAACGCCATCGTCCGCGACCTGGAACAGCTCGTCGAGAAGGACGGCCTGGACGGTGCGTGGGTCCGCTACCGGGTGCGCGAGGACGAGATCAGTCTGGAGCGGCTGGACCGGGAGCCCGCCCTGCAGGCCCCGGCCTGGCACCGGCAGCGCATCCGTCTGGAGCCGCCCCTGCTGGAGGACGCGCCCGTGCTGTCCCTGCACCGGCTGCGCAGCGACGACCGCGACCGGTACGGCACGAAGGCGGCCAATCTGGGAGAGCTGCACCACGTCCTGGACAGCCGCACAGCCGATCTCACCGCCTTCTACGGACGTCCCCGCCCGCCGCGTGAAGACCTCTACGGGCACCTCTCCGTCCGGCTCGGTCTGCACGCGCCCTCCGCAGCCGAACTGCGTTCGGCAGCAGCCGCGTTCGTCGCGGCGACGGTCGGTGCGCCGGACGGCGTCGCGCTGCCCTTCGCGCTCCAGCACGCCTTCCTCACCTCCTCTCCGGCGCTCCAGCAGGGCATCGGCAAGCTGAAGATGGCGCTGGAACTCGACGCCACCGACATGCTGGACGCGCTCTGTCTCCAGCTCCAGCACCTGATCCGCCACACGCCCATGCCCGAGACCGTCACCCGGCAGATCAGGCAGGCGTTCCCCGCGCCACTGGCCGCGGGCAGCCGCCTGGTGGTGCGCTCCTCCTCCAACGCCGAGGACCTCCCCGGCTTCTCCGCGGCCGGTGTCTACGACTCCGTCACCACCGTGCGCGGCACCGCCGAACTCCTCGATGCCGTAAGGCAGGTGTGGGCCTCGCTGCTGTCACCGCGCAGCGTCCGGCTGCGTCATCAGGTCGGCATCTCCCTGGACGACACGTACATGGGAGTGATCATCCAGGAGTACGTCCCCGCCTCCCTCGGCGGCGTCCTGGTGACCTGCAACCCGACCCGGCGCGAGGACTTCCGCAACGTCTACCTCAACTGCTCCCCCGGCTCCCCCGAGCAGGTCGTCGAGGGCTCCGTGCTGCCGCAGCAGTACCTGTACAACACGGTGGAGGGCGGCGGCCGCACCGTGGCCCTCGGCTCCTGGGGTGAGGGGCTGCCCGCCGCCACCCGCGCCCGGCTCGCCGACCTGTCGCTGACGGGACGGCTCCTGCAGTCCCACTTCAGCGCGGACGACGTGGACCGGCCGCTGGACATCGAGTGGCTGATGAGCGACCGGGGCGAGCTCCGCCTGGTCCAGATCCGCCCCTACGCGCTGTGAGGGCCCGCCTCCCCCGGGCGCCCTCCACCGGCCGGACCGGCGGCGCCCTGACCGACACGGCCCGCCGGATCATCCGCCTGAACTACGGCTTCCAGCTGCTGTTCAACCTGCTGTGGTGGATGCCGGTGTTCTACGCCTACCAGAAGGCGGCCGGGCTCTCGGACGGGCAGATCTTCGGCATCCAGAGCATCTACTACGTGGCGTTCTGCCTGTTCGAGATCCCGACCGGGCTCATCGCCGACCGGATCGGCACCCGCAACTGCCTGCGGGCCGGGGCCGTCGTGATGACGGCGGCGAACCTGGCACCGGTGTTCAGCGCCTCGTACACCGGATTCCTGCTCCACTTCCTCGCGATCGCCGCGGGCCGCTCGCTCACCTCGGGAGCGGCGAGCGCCTATCTGTACGACGGGCTGCGGGCGGAGAAGTGCGACGAGCACTACCTGAAGGCGGAGGGCACGGCGCGGGCCCTGGGGCTGGCGGCCAAGGTCGTGTGCTGGCCGCTGGTCGGGCCGCTGATGGCCCTCGCCCACACGGCCCCGTACGTGCTGAGCGCCGCCAGCGCGGCGGGCTCCCTGGCTTGTGCGGTGGCCCTGCCCCGGCTGACCGTCCCGGGGGACGGGGACGGGGCCGGGACGGCCGGCGGACGGGCGGGGGGCGGGCGCCGGCGCGGGGCGTTCCTGCGCGACGCGGGCTCCGCGCTGCGCTGCGTCGCCTCCTCGCCGTGGCTCGCCCTGGTGATGATGCAGGGCGTGGCGGTGTTCACGCTCTCGCGGATCTGCCAGGTCAACCTCTTCCAGCCCATCCTGCTGGACCACGGCATCGGTGAGTCCTCGCACGGCGGGGTGCTGGCCGCCATGACGGTGGCGGAGGCCGTGGCATCGGCCAGGCCCCAGTGGCTGAGCCGCCGGCTGACGCCGGTGGCCTGGGTATCGGTCCTGAGCCTCGCGCTCGCGGGCACCCTGGCCGGGCTCACCCTGGGCGGGCCCTGGGCGGTGGTCGCCCTGCTCTGCCTGTTCGCCGCCGCCACCGGCTTCGCCTACCCGGTCCAGCGCAAGCTGGTGAACGACGCCGTGCCCGCCCACGCACCACGGGCCACCCTGCTCTCGGTGGAGAGCATCGTGGACCGCGCGGTG harbors:
- a CDS encoding ATP-grasp domain-containing protein encodes the protein MSKVLLVHAKGGPPLGHVLSRAAARSQVHLLALSALPPSVAGSAARLCASVETPADAERADLVSLIVSRARAVRAEAVLTFSEYAVVAVAEACEELGLAGAGSASALARDKRLMRRTWQEHGLPQPEFRPVATEADLHAATEALTFPLLLKAAWSAGSTAHQIIRSPHEASAAWSRSREVMAESAQLGYAELHVAEAQADFVVEEIVTGLATDWFDEPGWGDYVSVEGVVADGDFHPVCLSGRMPTVEPFTERAGITPALLPPEAQERVVALAREAVDALGLSNCGTHTEIKLGADGRMWLIETAARLGGAMTVPQIEEVFHLDLVGMLVDHLLGRPVDWPQQARTPAQASGAAGSLVVLAVDGSGEAWQDLRVWDFPAVSAGVPLSRGSELSVVTESSLADGSVVPVYDPAAGANTMAALCLLSAADPRTVLRDFEALVDALPRVLPAALPEGAAI
- a CDS encoding phosphoenolpyruvate synthase, which gives rise to MTATLSTGAPEPATDRTVVGGNLSLPLFRTLSGVLAGHPYLKVVVDRTEDTWHLLDTAAHPFHVNYIATRVLGMELSALDAGLDAFNASVYTDPGRRFLLGVLSLHTEQEAEGRERVFLVLETTEADTMHGALLESFYEFVRERVDGRLPLLLKPANHGQEEELTAISEPRVPRILGHELFGTRNRTPLNPGDATGRLRFFRNPEEYAAAEAGLGWADIVAMPCLPDDVPRVAGFLNTAQITPLSHTNVLASGWGIPNAIVRDLEQLVEKDGLDGAWVRYRVREDEISLERLDREPALQAPAWHRQRIRLEPPLLEDAPVLSLHRLRSDDRDRYGTKAANLGELHHVLDSRTADLTAFYGRPRPPREDLYGHLSVRLGLHAPSAAELRSAAAAFVAATVGAPDGVALPFALQHAFLTSSPALQQGIGKLKMALELDATDMLDALCLQLQHLIRHTPMPETVTRQIRQAFPAPLAAGSRLVVRSSSNAEDLPGFSAAGVYDSVTTVRGTAELLDAVRQVWASLLSPRSVRLRHQVGISLDDTYMGVIIQEYVPASLGGVLVTCNPTRREDFRNVYLNCSPGSPEQVVEGSVLPQQYLYNTVEGGGRTVALGSWGEGLPAATRARLADLSLTGRLLQSHFSADDVDRPLDIEWLMSDRGELRLVQIRPYAL
- a CDS encoding MFS transporter, which encodes MTDTARRIIRLNYGFQLLFNLLWWMPVFYAYQKAAGLSDGQIFGIQSIYYVAFCLFEIPTGLIADRIGTRNCLRAGAVVMTAANLAPVFSASYTGFLLHFLAIAAGRSLTSGAASAYLYDGLRAEKCDEHYLKAEGTARALGLAAKVVCWPLVGPLMALAHTAPYVLSAASAAGSLACAVALPRLTVPGDGDGAGTAGGRAGGGRRRGAFLRDAGSALRCVASSPWLALVMMQGVAVFTLSRICQVNLFQPILLDHGIGESSHGGVLAAMTVAEAVASARPQWLSRRLTPVAWVSVLSLALAGTLAGLTLGGPWAVVALLCLFAAATGFAYPVQRKLVNDAVPAHAPRATLLSVESIVDRAVCALAAVAAGAYLSAGRLDALLWHSALATAVLLGVFQLVLRSGVVKRPSDRTAPGVRLDAVADGAGRPAGGGRRQADTPS